A genomic stretch from Edaphobacter aggregans includes:
- the dapA gene encoding 4-hydroxy-tetrahydrodipicolinate synthase — MDLMGCGTALVTPFRRDGAIDEPALQSLVNWQIESGINFLIPCGTTGEAATLSEVEWLRVIEVVVEAAAGRVPVFAGCTHNATHEAVARAKKLHRVRGLTGVLTANPYYNKPGQEGQYHHFRAIAEATDLPVLLYNIPGRTGANLEPATVLRLAELKNVIGIKESSGNIAQITELITTAPQGFKVFAGDDSVALPVIALGGAGLVSVASNVIPGQMSRMVRAALDNDWATARRINREFFRLMQAHFWEASPAPVKAVLAMIGRGEDVLRLPMVPVSDGTRGKLEKLLSELGLLVGVVAGRS; from the coding sequence ATGGATTTGATGGGTTGTGGAACGGCGCTGGTAACTCCCTTCCGGAGGGATGGCGCGATTGACGAGCCGGCGCTTCAGTCGCTGGTGAATTGGCAGATCGAGAGTGGAATTAATTTTTTGATTCCTTGCGGGACGACGGGTGAAGCTGCAACGTTGAGCGAGGTCGAGTGGCTGCGGGTGATCGAGGTCGTAGTTGAGGCGGCGGCAGGGCGGGTGCCAGTGTTTGCAGGCTGCACGCACAATGCTACGCATGAAGCAGTTGCGCGGGCGAAGAAGCTTCATCGGGTGCGTGGGCTGACGGGCGTTCTGACGGCGAATCCTTATTACAACAAGCCGGGTCAGGAGGGGCAGTATCACCACTTTCGGGCGATCGCTGAGGCGACCGACCTGCCGGTGCTGCTGTACAACATTCCGGGGCGAACGGGCGCGAATCTGGAGCCGGCGACCGTGCTGCGGTTGGCTGAGTTGAAGAACGTGATTGGCATCAAGGAATCGAGCGGGAATATTGCGCAAATTACGGAGCTGATTACGACTGCTCCGCAGGGTTTTAAAGTTTTTGCCGGGGACGACTCGGTTGCGCTGCCGGTGATTGCGCTGGGCGGGGCGGGGTTGGTGTCGGTGGCTTCGAACGTGATTCCGGGGCAGATGTCGCGGATGGTGCGGGCTGCGCTGGATAACGACTGGGCGACAGCGCGGAGAATTAATCGGGAATTTTTCCGGCTGATGCAGGCGCACTTCTGGGAGGCTAGTCCGGCTCCGGTGAAGGCTGTGCTTGCGATGATTGGGCGGGGTGAGGATGTGCTTCGTCTGCCTATGGTTCCTGTGTCGGATGGCACTCGGGGCAAGTTGGAGAAGTTGCTGAGCGAGCTTGGATTGCTGGTTGGTGTTGTGGCTGGCCGGTCGTAA
- a CDS encoding 2,3,4,5-tetrahydropyridine-2,6-dicarboxylate N-succinyltransferase has product MSLQGRIEYWFAQGAAAVGNGEAEAVFFELRSALESGELRSAEPDASEPLGWRVNAWVKRGILLGFRLGALAEMGCPEGFAFVDKATYPARRFTVADGVRVVPGGSSVRSGAYVSKGVVVMPPAYVNVGAYVDEGTMVDSHALVGSCAQIGKRVHLSAAAQIGGVLEPVNASPVIIEDDVLVGGNTGVYEGTVVRKRAVIAAGTVLTRGTPVYDLVRGEVYKATAESPLVIPEGAVVVPGSRAVTKGKGAEWGLSVAAPVIVKYRDEKTELSLVLEDILR; this is encoded by the coding sequence GTGAGTTTGCAAGGGCGGATTGAGTATTGGTTTGCGCAGGGTGCGGCAGCGGTGGGGAATGGTGAGGCTGAGGCAGTTTTTTTTGAGCTGCGGAGTGCGCTGGAGAGTGGCGAGTTGCGGTCGGCGGAGCCCGATGCTTCTGAGCCGCTTGGTTGGCGGGTGAATGCGTGGGTGAAACGTGGGATTTTGCTGGGGTTTCGGCTTGGGGCGCTGGCGGAGATGGGGTGTCCGGAGGGGTTTGCGTTTGTGGATAAGGCGACTTATCCGGCCCGGCGGTTTACGGTTGCCGATGGGGTGCGGGTGGTCCCGGGCGGGTCGAGTGTGCGGTCTGGAGCCTATGTTTCTAAAGGAGTTGTGGTGATGCCGCCGGCTTATGTGAACGTCGGGGCTTATGTGGATGAGGGGACGATGGTGGACTCTCATGCGCTGGTGGGGAGTTGTGCGCAGATTGGGAAGCGGGTGCATCTGAGTGCGGCGGCGCAGATTGGTGGCGTGCTGGAACCGGTGAACGCTAGCCCCGTCATTATTGAGGATGATGTGCTGGTGGGTGGAAACACCGGGGTTTATGAGGGGACGGTGGTGCGGAAGCGCGCTGTGATTGCGGCTGGGACGGTGTTGACGCGGGGGACTCCGGTGTATGACCTGGTGCGGGGTGAGGTTTACAAGGCTACGGCTGAGTCTCCGCTGGTGATTCCTGAGGGTGCTGTGGTGGTGCCCGGGTCGCGGGCGGTTACGAAGGGCAAGGGCGCGGAGTGGGGGCTTAGTGTGGCGGCTCCGGTGATTGTTAAATATCGGGACGAGAAGACTGAGCTTTCGCTGGTTTTGGAAGATATTCTGCGGTAG
- a CDS encoding protein kinase domain-containing protein: MPLATKTRLGPYEILARLGAGGMGEVYIARDTRLDRNVAIKICKGRFTERFEREARAISSLNHQHICALYDIGREESVEYLVMEYLEGETLETRLHKGALPIDEALRIAIQIASALDAAHHKGVIHRDLKPGNVMLTRSGAKLLDFGLAKVAEPVVLSGTNVSSPTVSKPLTVEGTIVGTFQYMSPEQLEGKETDARSDIFSFGAMLYEMVTGRKSFEGSSHASLIASIMSDDPPPVSSMQPMASPALDRIVRRCLAKSPDDRWQSAGDLQSELEWIAEAGSKAGIPAPVLAKRRNRETLAWLVSGLAGLLLLGSLAMLARIWKKPAEASEVRFEIPAPDKLSFRFYDLPAVSPDGERIAFTAAATSTDAERLFVRSLNAANATEIPTPGSNVISPFWSPDGRQIAFFSRGSLQKVDLSGGLPVTICTFDNPSGFLGGTWNRDGVILITHAHVLYRVDAANGAPKSLRPLAEDETGQTWPRFLPDGKHFIYLSTSNKPDQQGIYAASLDSSERKLIVATDANAAYVEPGQLLFMRGDVLMAQPFDLRNLKLQGEPRRVADHIERIDAAIQFPGAIFSASPNGVLAWRHGSSSPESVLQWVDRSGKRLGVMGEQADYSNPALSPDDRRLAIGIRDPQTKTRDIWIFDQLRGTKTRLTFDPADDLDSIWSPDGTRIAFTSNRLGQRDIYQTPADGSGTAELLLADKIGQKNVEDWSRDGKYLVYNYQILSNPAHLYVLPLVGDRKPVLFQNMQYRTQQGQISPNGRWIAYRSFESGKSEIYVQGFTMDSSQPRGKWQISTTGGEIPRWRGDGKELFYHYGITFYAVDVKTDGESFEVGIPRPLFDAATVTSGSLGGSAPFVVTKDGQRFLILAQSEKKADEPLEVVVNWR; this comes from the coding sequence ATGCCCTTAGCAACCAAGACGCGGTTGGGGCCGTACGAGATCCTTGCGCGGCTGGGCGCCGGGGGAATGGGCGAAGTCTATATTGCCCGCGACACTCGTCTTGACCGTAACGTTGCCATCAAGATATGCAAAGGCCGCTTTACAGAACGCTTCGAACGAGAAGCGCGGGCCATCTCCAGCCTGAATCATCAGCACATCTGCGCACTCTACGATATCGGCCGCGAGGAGTCGGTGGAGTACCTAGTGATGGAGTATCTGGAGGGAGAGACACTCGAGACCCGGCTTCACAAAGGGGCTTTGCCGATCGATGAAGCGCTCCGGATTGCGATTCAGATTGCCAGTGCCCTCGATGCCGCGCACCACAAGGGAGTGATCCACCGGGACCTGAAGCCAGGCAACGTGATGTTGACGCGTAGCGGGGCTAAGCTGCTCGATTTCGGATTGGCTAAAGTGGCGGAGCCGGTGGTGCTCTCGGGAACGAACGTCTCGAGTCCCACGGTCTCGAAGCCCCTTACGGTCGAAGGAACGATCGTCGGCACCTTTCAATACATGTCTCCTGAGCAACTGGAAGGCAAGGAGACGGATGCGCGGTCCGATATCTTCTCGTTTGGGGCGATGCTCTACGAGATGGTCACTGGCCGCAAGAGTTTTGAAGGTTCGAGCCACGCGAGCCTGATTGCTTCGATTATGTCGGACGATCCGCCGCCGGTTTCGTCGATGCAGCCGATGGCCTCGCCTGCGCTGGATCGTATCGTTCGGAGATGCCTTGCCAAGTCGCCGGACGATCGATGGCAGAGTGCCGGCGATCTGCAGAGTGAGCTGGAATGGATAGCGGAGGCTGGTTCAAAGGCGGGCATTCCGGCGCCAGTTTTGGCCAAACGTCGCAATCGCGAAACTCTGGCGTGGCTGGTGTCAGGCCTTGCGGGGTTGCTGCTGCTTGGGTCGCTGGCGATGCTGGCACGCATATGGAAGAAGCCGGCCGAGGCCTCGGAGGTCCGTTTTGAGATACCCGCACCGGATAAATTGAGCTTCCGCTTTTACGATCTTCCCGCAGTCTCGCCGGACGGCGAACGCATCGCTTTTACCGCCGCGGCCACCTCGACCGACGCCGAAAGGCTTTTCGTTCGTTCCCTGAATGCAGCAAACGCGACGGAGATCCCGACACCCGGATCTAACGTCATTAGTCCCTTCTGGTCACCGGATGGACGGCAGATCGCATTCTTCTCACGCGGCAGCCTGCAGAAGGTGGATCTTTCGGGAGGGTTACCGGTCACCATCTGCACGTTCGACAATCCGTCTGGCTTCTTAGGGGGAACATGGAATCGCGATGGGGTGATCCTTATTACACATGCGCACGTCCTGTACCGTGTGGATGCGGCCAATGGCGCGCCGAAGTCGCTGCGGCCGTTGGCGGAGGACGAAACTGGCCAGACGTGGCCACGGTTTCTACCGGATGGAAAGCATTTTATTTATCTCTCTACGAGCAATAAGCCCGATCAGCAAGGTATCTACGCGGCTTCGCTGGACTCGAGCGAGCGCAAGCTCATCGTTGCCACGGATGCTAATGCCGCCTATGTAGAACCAGGTCAACTGCTGTTCATGAGAGGGGATGTGCTGATGGCGCAGCCGTTCGACCTCCGAAATCTGAAGTTGCAGGGCGAACCGCGTCGAGTCGCAGACCACATCGAACGGATAGACGCAGCGATCCAATTCCCGGGCGCAATCTTCTCCGCGTCCCCCAATGGTGTGCTGGCGTGGCGTCACGGCAGTAGTTCTCCCGAATCTGTACTGCAATGGGTCGATCGCAGCGGCAAGAGACTCGGCGTTATGGGCGAGCAAGCGGATTACTCGAATCCGGCTCTTTCCCCCGACGACAGGAGACTTGCCATCGGCATCCGCGATCCGCAAACAAAGACGCGCGACATCTGGATCTTTGACCAGCTACGCGGCACGAAGACACGGCTGACCTTCGACCCTGCAGACGATCTGGATTCGATCTGGTCGCCAGACGGAACCCGAATTGCGTTCACTTCGAATCGTCTGGGGCAAAGAGACATCTATCAGACGCCGGCGGACGGGTCGGGCACGGCGGAGCTATTGTTGGCGGACAAGATCGGACAAAAAAACGTCGAAGACTGGTCACGGGATGGCAAATATCTTGTGTACAACTACCAGATTCTTTCTAATCCTGCCCATCTCTATGTGCTGCCTCTCGTCGGAGACCGCAAGCCCGTGCTGTTCCAGAATATGCAATACCGCACCCAACAAGGTCAGATCTCGCCTAATGGCCGATGGATCGCGTATCGCTCTTTTGAATCCGGCAAATCGGAGATCTATGTACAGGGCTTCACGATGGACTCGTCGCAGCCCCGCGGCAAATGGCAGATATCCACGACAGGAGGGGAGATACCGAGATGGCGCGGGGACGGCAAGGAGCTGTTCTACCACTACGGCATCACGTTCTACGCTGTGGATGTAAAGACCGACGGCGAGTCCTTCGAGGTCGGTATCCCGAGACCCCTGTTCGACGCTGCTACTGTTACCTCCGGTAGTCTCGGCGGCAGCGCTCCATTTGTGGTCACGAAAGACGGCCAGCGGTTCCTGATACTCGCACAGTCTGAGAAGAAGGCCGATGAGCCGCTGGAGGTTGTTGTGAACTGGCGATAG
- a CDS encoding dihydrolipoyl dehydrogenase family protein — protein sequence MSTPEQYDAIVIGSGEAGKFIAWHLASQGSRVIAIEKDAMGGACPNVACLPSKNIVHSAKVASYFQRGSEFGIVHGDWRVDMDAVRARKRKMVDGLHEVHQNNFKKNGAEFVMGFGSLTGPKTVQVDLNAGGTRALTADKIFIDTGSRATLDPIPGLRESRPLTHIEALELDILPDHLLVLGGGYVGLELAQAIRRFGSRVTVIERNPTLAHREDPDVSEAIQQLFHDEGIDIITSATISSIEGISGANVKLHLTLPTGSSILEGTHLLVATGRTPNTQNMGLELAGVQTTPSGHIQVNDRLETTAPGIWAMGDCAGSPHFTHISFDDFRTVRDNLAGANRSTTNRQVPSCTFTDPELAHVGLSETEARQQGIAYRLTRLPMLAVLRTRTLSETRGFLKALIAPDDRILGFTAFGTGAGELLPAVQLAMANNLPYTAIRNLIISHPTLAEGLVSLFSAVPPN from the coding sequence ATGTCCACACCAGAGCAGTATGACGCAATCGTCATCGGCAGCGGTGAAGCCGGCAAATTTATCGCGTGGCACCTGGCCTCGCAGGGCAGCCGCGTCATCGCCATCGAAAAGGACGCCATGGGCGGAGCCTGTCCCAACGTCGCCTGCCTCCCCAGCAAGAACATCGTCCACAGCGCCAAAGTAGCGTCCTACTTTCAGCGCGGTTCGGAGTTCGGCATCGTCCATGGCGACTGGCGCGTTGATATGGACGCCGTCCGCGCCCGCAAGCGCAAAATGGTCGACGGTCTTCACGAGGTACACCAAAACAACTTCAAGAAAAACGGAGCCGAGTTCGTCATGGGCTTCGGCAGCCTCACCGGTCCCAAAACAGTACAGGTCGATCTCAACGCCGGAGGCACCCGCGCCCTCACTGCTGACAAGATCTTCATCGACACCGGCTCCCGCGCCACCCTCGACCCCATTCCCGGCCTCCGCGAATCCCGCCCCCTCACCCACATCGAAGCCCTCGAGCTCGACATCCTTCCCGACCATCTCCTCGTCCTCGGCGGAGGCTACGTTGGCCTCGAACTCGCCCAGGCCATACGCCGCTTCGGCTCCCGCGTCACCGTCATCGAACGCAACCCGACTCTCGCCCACCGCGAAGACCCAGACGTCTCTGAAGCTATCCAACAGCTCTTCCATGACGAAGGCATCGACATCATCACCAGCGCCACCATCAGCAGCATCGAAGGCATCTCCGGAGCAAACGTAAAGCTTCACCTCACGCTGCCCACCGGATCATCCATTCTTGAGGGCACGCACCTCCTGGTAGCCACTGGTCGCACTCCCAACACCCAGAACATGGGCCTCGAACTAGCAGGCGTTCAAACCACCCCAAGCGGCCACATTCAGGTCAACGACCGCCTCGAGACCACCGCCCCCGGCATCTGGGCCATGGGTGACTGCGCCGGCAGCCCTCACTTCACCCACATCTCCTTCGACGACTTCCGCACCGTCCGCGACAACCTCGCCGGAGCAAACCGCTCCACCACGAACCGTCAGGTCCCTTCCTGTACCTTCACTGATCCTGAATTAGCCCACGTAGGCCTCAGCGAAACCGAAGCCAGGCAGCAGGGAATAGCCTACCGTCTCACCAGGCTTCCCATGCTCGCAGTTCTGCGCACCCGTACCCTCTCCGAGACCCGAGGCTTCCTCAAAGCCCTCATCGCCCCCGACGACCGCATCCTGGGCTTCACCGCCTTCGGCACCGGTGCCGGAGAACTCCTCCCAGCCGTACAGCTAGCCATGGCCAACAACTTACCCTACACAGCCATCCGCAACCTCATCATCAGCCACCCCACCCTCGCCGAAGGCCTCGTCAGCCTCTTCTCAGCCGTCCCACCCAACTAA
- a CDS encoding ribonuclease J — protein sequence MAQDKLKMIPLGGLGEFGMNCMALRWQDDIIVIDAGLMFPEEELLGVDIVVPDISYLTENRDKVKAILLTHGHEDHIGGLPWILSELNVPVYGTEFTLALVEGKLEEHRLLDDADLNEMIPGRRITLGPFSVMPIRVTHSLVDCVALAIHTPVGVVLHTGDFKVDLSPPDGKPFDLHAFAELGKQGVLALLQDSTNVDRRGYTPSEKAVRPRLDEIFGQAKKKLFFSCFSSSIHRIRLAMELAHNHGRKVAIIGRSLDNTTEIAQDLGYLDLPQGLVINPGQIKDTPANKLCIMISGTQGEPMSALSRAAVNNHKFAHIDAGDTVLMSSRVIPGNEKSIYRVIDHLERRDANVIYDDGASGLIHVSGHGSQEELRLMINLVRPKFFIPVHGDYRHLKRHVELAGSMGVVEKAILLEDGDVLELDKNSATKNGKVTVGRVCIDSGGAAADVVEDLVIRDRKHLSEDGIVLPIIAINKRTGKPENAPEIVMRGMAIDDPEMIAEARQVVQRTLDGSSGEEKADYGVIKEKIRTDLKRYIQKSTSRRPLIMPVILEI from the coding sequence ATGGCACAAGATAAATTGAAGATGATTCCGCTGGGTGGCCTTGGCGAGTTCGGTATGAACTGCATGGCTCTCCGCTGGCAGGATGACATTATCGTCATCGACGCTGGTTTGATGTTTCCTGAAGAAGAGCTGCTGGGTGTGGATATTGTCGTTCCGGATATCAGTTATCTGACCGAGAACCGCGACAAGGTAAAAGCGATTCTGCTGACGCATGGACATGAGGACCACATTGGTGGGTTGCCGTGGATTCTGAGTGAGCTGAATGTTCCTGTGTATGGCACGGAGTTCACCCTGGCCCTGGTCGAGGGCAAGCTGGAAGAACATCGCCTGCTGGATGATGCGGACCTGAACGAGATGATTCCGGGACGCCGGATTACGCTGGGGCCGTTCTCGGTGATGCCGATTCGAGTGACACATTCGTTGGTGGATTGCGTTGCGCTGGCGATTCATACGCCGGTGGGCGTGGTGCTGCATACGGGCGACTTCAAGGTGGACCTGTCGCCTCCGGATGGGAAGCCGTTCGATCTTCATGCGTTTGCGGAGTTGGGCAAGCAAGGCGTGCTGGCTCTGTTGCAGGACTCGACCAATGTTGACCGTCGTGGGTATACGCCGAGCGAGAAGGCTGTAAGGCCTCGGTTGGATGAGATCTTTGGACAGGCGAAGAAGAAGCTGTTCTTTAGCTGCTTCTCGTCGTCGATCCATCGGATTCGGCTGGCTATGGAACTGGCGCATAACCATGGGCGCAAGGTTGCGATTATTGGACGGTCGCTGGATAACACGACCGAGATCGCGCAGGATTTGGGTTATCTCGATTTGCCGCAGGGGTTGGTTATCAATCCGGGGCAGATTAAGGACACGCCGGCAAACAAGCTTTGCATCATGATTAGTGGCACGCAGGGTGAGCCGATGAGTGCGCTGAGCCGTGCGGCGGTGAACAATCATAAGTTCGCGCATATTGATGCCGGGGATACGGTGTTGATGAGCTCGCGGGTGATTCCGGGGAATGAGAAGTCGATCTATCGCGTGATCGATCACCTAGAGCGGCGTGATGCCAATGTGATTTATGACGACGGCGCTTCTGGGTTGATTCATGTGAGCGGGCACGGCAGCCAGGAAGAGCTGCGGCTGATGATTAATCTTGTGCGGCCGAAGTTCTTTATCCCAGTGCACGGGGATTATCGCCACCTAAAGCGGCATGTGGAGTTGGCTGGGTCGATGGGTGTGGTGGAGAAGGCGATTCTGCTGGAGGACGGCGACGTTCTAGAGCTGGATAAGAACTCGGCTACGAAGAATGGCAAGGTGACGGTGGGTCGGGTCTGCATCGATTCGGGTGGAGCGGCGGCGGATGTCGTTGAGGACCTGGTGATTCGCGACCGCAAGCATCTGAGCGAGGACGGGATTGTGCTGCCGATTATTGCGATCAATAAGCGGACGGGTAAGCCGGAGAATGCTCCTGAGATCGTGATGCGCGGGATGGCGATCGATGATCCGGAGATGATTGCGGAGGCGCGGCAGGTGGTGCAGCGGACGCTGGATGGATCGTCGGGCGAGGAGAAGGCCGACTATGGAGTCATCAAGGAGAAGATCCGGACTGACCTGAAGCGGTATATCCAGAAGAGTACGAGCCGACGGCCTTTGATCATGCCAGTGATTCTGGAGATCTGA
- a CDS encoding patatin-like phospholipase family protein produces the protein MWSFSFCRRAFLALVGSIGILGSTAFSQELKTRPPADPQQAEPKPRQKIGLVFEGGGALGLAHIGVIRWMEDHHIPVDYVSGTSMGGLVGGLYAAGFTPEEMKVFVDGIDWHSVLSGQVPFQSLGFRRKEDKLLFPNRLEFGLKGGRFNLPNGLNSGNAVGLLFDRTLLPYYDLRSFDDLPIPFRCVATEIISGQPHVFKDGSLSQALRATMAIPGVFAPVHHEDLIFSDGAAVDNLPVDVARQMGAQVVIASYLDSGPTDAATLSSLVGVAGRNVSIMTAANVARSLKDADIVISSDVSKFGALEFTRSNDIIPIGVKAAEAQSAQLMKYALNDADWAAYIHERESRRRTKIPVPQFVDIYGVEGSRQKDLEVKFEKFVGQPIDVDQLERAISDALGTGLYSTINYTIVERDGKPGLRIRPREKDHGPPFINLGLNILADAANNVQFGVGTRVTFFNLVGPGSEVRVDGAVGQPATLAGELFKPIKAGSRAFVAPHAYLNQQIVPYYQGTTQLDQYKTKQNGLGADVGFQFNARTELRLGQDYQWYTAVRTIGQPIGNEFHLNPLVSAAKFQYLGQDDMMVPTRGTTVGVIYNYFTERPNESGGFSQMTGRIQHFIPIRERGIIFTAVQGGTSFGAENLGLAGVSLGGPLRLSAYSRNELLGTDFYLLQGGYLYRLARLNPVIGDAIYAGGLYEIGKMYGGNPQTPSLPNDFAGFVVVKTLIGPVLGGLSIGDGGRWKWYIGVGRVF, from the coding sequence ATGTGGAGTTTTTCATTTTGCCGCCGTGCTTTTCTGGCTCTGGTTGGTTCAATTGGAATTCTGGGATCGACCGCATTTTCGCAAGAGCTGAAGACGAGGCCACCGGCGGATCCGCAACAGGCAGAGCCGAAGCCGCGACAAAAGATTGGGCTGGTATTCGAAGGCGGTGGGGCGCTGGGGCTTGCGCACATCGGCGTGATTCGGTGGATGGAGGATCACCATATTCCCGTCGACTACGTCTCCGGAACAAGCATGGGTGGACTCGTTGGAGGACTCTATGCTGCCGGATTCACCCCCGAAGAGATGAAGGTGTTCGTTGATGGCATCGATTGGCATAGCGTCCTGAGCGGGCAGGTTCCCTTCCAGTCGCTGGGCTTCCGGCGCAAAGAAGACAAGCTGCTCTTCCCCAATCGCCTGGAGTTTGGACTGAAGGGTGGCAGGTTTAACCTGCCGAATGGGTTGAACTCAGGCAATGCCGTGGGTTTACTATTCGACCGCACGCTGCTTCCCTACTACGATCTGAGGAGCTTCGACGATCTGCCGATCCCCTTCCGCTGCGTAGCGACGGAGATCATCTCCGGACAGCCTCACGTCTTCAAAGATGGCTCGCTGTCGCAGGCGCTGAGGGCGACGATGGCGATTCCTGGTGTCTTCGCTCCAGTGCATCACGAGGATTTGATCTTCTCTGACGGCGCCGCTGTAGATAATCTGCCGGTGGATGTTGCGCGTCAGATGGGCGCGCAGGTGGTGATTGCATCCTACCTGGACTCAGGACCGACGGATGCCGCAACCCTGAGTTCGTTGGTAGGCGTCGCAGGAAGAAACGTCTCCATTATGACCGCGGCCAATGTTGCGAGGAGTCTGAAGGACGCCGACATTGTGATCTCTTCTGATGTCAGCAAATTCGGCGCGCTGGAATTCACGCGAAGCAACGACATCATCCCGATTGGTGTGAAGGCCGCCGAAGCCCAGTCAGCGCAACTGATGAAGTACGCATTGAATGATGCTGATTGGGCCGCGTATATCCATGAGCGCGAGTCACGGCGCCGAACGAAGATACCAGTACCGCAGTTCGTCGATATCTACGGAGTTGAGGGATCACGACAAAAAGATCTTGAGGTGAAGTTTGAGAAATTCGTCGGCCAGCCCATTGATGTCGACCAGCTGGAGCGCGCGATATCGGATGCGCTAGGCACAGGATTGTACTCGACGATCAACTACACCATCGTAGAAAGAGATGGAAAGCCTGGACTGCGGATAAGACCACGTGAGAAAGATCACGGGCCGCCATTCATAAACCTCGGCCTCAACATCCTGGCAGACGCCGCGAACAACGTTCAGTTCGGCGTGGGGACACGCGTGACGTTCTTTAATCTGGTGGGACCGGGATCAGAGGTGCGAGTGGACGGAGCTGTAGGTCAGCCTGCGACACTTGCAGGGGAACTCTTCAAGCCGATCAAAGCAGGAAGCCGAGCGTTCGTTGCACCACACGCGTACCTGAACCAGCAGATCGTTCCGTACTACCAGGGCACTACCCAGTTGGATCAGTACAAGACAAAGCAAAACGGACTGGGGGCAGATGTAGGTTTTCAGTTCAATGCGAGAACCGAGTTGAGGTTAGGCCAGGACTATCAGTGGTATACCGCGGTACGAACGATCGGACAGCCGATTGGGAATGAGTTTCACCTGAATCCGTTGGTGTCTGCGGCGAAGTTTCAATACCTGGGACAGGACGACATGATGGTCCCAACACGCGGCACGACGGTAGGGGTAATCTACAACTACTTTACGGAGAGGCCGAACGAATCGGGTGGCTTCTCGCAGATGACGGGAAGGATTCAACATTTCATTCCCATACGCGAGCGCGGAATTATATTTACAGCGGTACAGGGCGGGACAAGCTTTGGCGCGGAAAATCTGGGGCTCGCGGGCGTCTCGCTTGGCGGACCGCTACGATTGAGCGCCTACAGCCGGAATGAGTTGCTGGGGACGGACTTCTATCTCCTCCAGGGAGGCTATCTATATCGGCTCGCACGCCTCAATCCCGTAATCGGAGACGCAATCTACGCCGGCGGCCTCTACGAGATTGGCAAGATGTATGGAGGCAATCCGCAGACGCCCTCTCTGCCTAACGACTTTGCTGGGTTTGTGGTCGTGAAGACACTGATTGGTCCAGTCTTAGGCGGACTCAGTATCGGCGACGGTGGCCGCTGGAAGTGGTACATCGGGGTGGGACGGGTGTTTTAA
- a CDS encoding alpha/beta hydrolase, whose amino-acid sequence MGWKRIGTAFAVVLLLLGFTTWPVVRVHLQAIAILKLVSGQPVPRLISAVIQEPVESKVIEFPAGGAMVRARMYLPRRRAHAPALVVLHGVHHLGMNEPRLMSFAAAMASCGLQVLTPELPNIKDYHIDADSVRTIADSAQWFASQTGGPVGVMGLSFSGGLALVAAADPMYERSFKFVFAVGSQDEMSRVAQFYLTGRELRPDGTVEELSPHEYGALVLEYEHLDDFVPASDVAAVRAVLREHLYENKQAELGAMNQATVVQRAEAVALMDTNSPKTRARLAAAEILRRKEMDGLSPHGILKTMTTPVYLLHGEADNIIPSAETLWMAHELPNTALRAALISPTLSHLDLDGAKPGIWDELRLVHFFALVMQAAERN is encoded by the coding sequence TTGGGTTGGAAGAGGATTGGGACGGCTTTTGCCGTGGTGCTGTTGTTGCTGGGGTTCACGACGTGGCCGGTCGTTCGGGTTCATCTGCAGGCAATCGCAATTTTGAAGTTGGTGAGTGGGCAACCTGTCCCAAGGCTGATCAGCGCTGTGATTCAAGAACCGGTTGAGAGCAAGGTGATTGAGTTCCCGGCTGGGGGAGCAATGGTACGTGCTCGAATGTACCTTCCGCGGAGACGCGCGCACGCTCCTGCGTTGGTAGTGTTGCATGGCGTGCATCACCTGGGTATGAATGAGCCGCGGCTGATGAGCTTTGCGGCAGCGATGGCGAGCTGCGGGCTACAGGTTCTGACGCCTGAGCTACCAAACATCAAGGACTATCACATTGATGCGGATTCGGTGCGAACTATCGCCGATTCGGCTCAGTGGTTTGCGTCGCAGACGGGTGGTCCGGTGGGTGTTATGGGGTTGAGTTTCTCCGGCGGCCTGGCGCTGGTGGCCGCTGCCGATCCGATGTACGAGCGTAGCTTTAAATTTGTCTTCGCAGTGGGCTCGCAGGATGAGATGAGCCGGGTGGCGCAGTTCTATCTGACAGGACGTGAGTTGCGGCCTGATGGGACGGTGGAAGAACTTTCTCCGCATGAGTATGGCGCGCTGGTGCTGGAGTATGAGCATCTGGACGACTTCGTTCCGGCGAGCGATGTAGCTGCGGTGAGAGCAGTTCTGCGTGAGCATCTTTACGAAAATAAGCAGGCTGAATTGGGCGCGATGAATCAGGCTACGGTTGTGCAGCGCGCTGAGGCTGTGGCGCTGATGGATACGAATTCGCCGAAGACCCGGGCCAGGCTGGCGGCGGCGGAGATTCTGCGGCGGAAGGAGATGGATGGCTTGTCGCCGCATGGGATACTGAAGACGATGACGACTCCGGTGTACCTGCTGCATGGAGAAGCGGATAACATTATTCCATCGGCAGAGACGCTGTGGATGGCACACGAGCTGCCGAATACGGCGTTGCGCGCGGCACTGATAAGTCCGACGCTTTCGCATCTGGATCTCGATGGTGCGAAGCCGGGGATTTGGGATGAATTGAGGTTGGTTCACTTCTTTGCACTTGTGATGCAGGCGGCCGAGAGAAATTGA